Proteins encoded together in one Clostridiaceae bacterium window:
- a CDS encoding bifunctional folylpolyglutamate synthase/dihydrofolate synthase: MDYQEALNYIHGTHKFGSKLGLKNITRLLELMGNPQRKLKYVHVAGTNGKGSTSAFISSILIESGYKVGIFTSPYLERFTERIKVNDEEIKEEDIARLTGLIKANVEKMLAEGENHPTEFEIITAMAFQYFAEVNCDIVVLEVGLGGRFDSTNVIDKPEVAVITTINYDHMDRLGNTLPEIAFEKAGIIKNDCDVVIYPQVEDVREVFEKVCKDKNARLHWVDFSGISSIEFGADGQAFNYKDYGNVKISLIGSHQINNAIVAIKTAEVLRDKGFAINQQSILKGLIKARWPGRLEIVNREPLFLIDGAHNIEGAKALHDALNLYFPDRRKIFIIGVLKDKKYREMIEAVSPIADRFITVTPNSDRALEAEETAEIIRFYCSNVTASPTIKEAIEKSLREAEPGDVICAFGSLYYIGEVRNYFKNNK; encoded by the coding sequence ATGGACTACCAGGAAGCGTTAAATTATATACATGGCACTCATAAATTTGGAAGTAAACTTGGATTAAAGAATATTACCAGACTATTGGAATTAATGGGCAATCCGCAAAGAAAATTAAAATATGTCCATGTGGCTGGAACAAACGGTAAAGGTTCTACGTCTGCATTTATTAGCAGTATTCTTATTGAATCGGGTTATAAAGTAGGAATTTTTACTTCTCCATATCTTGAGCGTTTTACCGAAAGAATAAAGGTAAATGATGAGGAGATTAAAGAAGAAGATATTGCCAGGCTAACTGGACTGATTAAGGCAAATGTTGAGAAGATGCTGGCTGAAGGCGAAAACCATCCTACAGAATTTGAGATTATAACTGCCATGGCTTTTCAGTATTTTGCTGAAGTTAACTGTGATATTGTAGTACTTGAAGTTGGTCTTGGAGGAAGATTCGATTCAACAAATGTGATAGACAAACCAGAGGTGGCAGTGATTACAACTATAAATTATGACCATATGGACCGACTGGGAAATACTCTTCCAGAAATTGCCTTTGAAAAGGCTGGAATAATAAAAAATGATTGTGATGTTGTAATATATCCTCAGGTTGAAGATGTCAGAGAAGTATTTGAAAAAGTATGCAAGGATAAAAATGCAAGGCTCCATTGGGTTGATTTTTCAGGAATCAGTAGTATAGAGTTTGGTGCTGATGGACAAGCCTTTAATTATAAAGATTATGGAAATGTTAAGATTTCTCTGATTGGCTCTCACCAGATTAATAATGCAATAGTAGCAATTAAAACTGCAGAGGTGCTGAGGGACAAAGGTTTTGCAATAAATCAGCAATCAATATTAAAAGGGCTGATTAAGGCCAGGTGGCCGGGGAGATTGGAAATTGTTAACAGGGAGCCATTGTTCTTAATAGATGGTGCTCACAACATTGAAGGGGCAAAAGCACTTCATGATGCATTAAACCTATACTTTCCTGACAGGAGAAAAATATTTATTATAGGCGTTTTAAAAGATAAAAAATACAGAGAAATGATTGAAGCTGTTTCACCTATAGCGGATAGGTTTATAACAGTAACCCCTAACAGTGACAGAGCCCTGGAAGCGGAAGAGACTGCTGAAATTATTAGATTCTATTGTAGTAATGTAACAGCCAGCCCAACAATAAAAGAAGCAATTGAAAAAAGTTTGCGGGAAGCAGAGCCCGGAGATGTTATCTGTGCTTTCGGTTCACTGTACTATATTGGTGAGGTAAGAAATTATTTTAAAAATAATAAGTAA